AATACCTGATCTGGCCCTGTAAGAACCGTGGGAAAATAGCGCCCAGTGCCCAGTAAGTAATTAATCTTTACGAGTGAGTAGCTTGTGTAAGTCAATACTTTGAAAAAGCACCGACCACTTAGCTTGACGCACATTAAGCACGTACCgccaataatatatatatttattcccAACTATAGCCATTTGTTCGACTGTAATATGAGGCTATTGAGCGAAGAGCCTCCGAGAGTCATCAAGTGCATCTTAATTGTAGTACTCGCTTATGTTTTGCATTTGTTTCAGATTCATTCCGGTAATTAAAGCTAAACAATGCCGAGCTCTTTGCACAAGTTAATCATCATTAGGGTAGCTTTAGGTGAAAACTATTTAGATTTCTAATAGGAActgatttaattataaatctgCTTCCCTTGTTTGTTTAAGAAACTATATTGGATTAGGTTAGAGCAGAAAGAAAAATCATTTGCGGTCTACCTATTGTTAGGTAGTttggtttatatatttttttagaatctTTTGTTGGCATTTCCTGACGTTGAATGGGTTCCGGGATGAGAGCTTTTTCTGTGTGCTGTCATTTCTAATTTTCCGACCTCTTTTCGTGGGCTCCGCCTGGCTCGGACTTGGCATCGGGCCTaatatgaaaattggcaaaaccATATCTTTGCCGCTTCCGCTCACTAGTGAACTTGACTCTCTCGACATTGGACAGGGGGCTGCCGGTGTTCTTGAGCCACTCCTTCATGACATTCACCTCGGCGGGTCGACCTTCAATGTATCCCCTCACAGTGCCTCGGTCCGTGTTCATGCACCAGCCGCGGAGACCCAGGTTCTTGGCTTTCCTCATGGCGTGCCGACGGAAGTAGACGCCTTGCACCTTGCCGAACACCTCAAACTCGCACGAATAAACGCCGTCGGCCGCCATGGCGGAAGGGTCGTtccaaacaaaacaacagcacgacacaaaatttttgaattttgttaaAAGATGGGTAACTGAAAACCACAAATACAAAATGAATAAACAACAATTTGacttaaaataaaacgaaatcTGAAACCAGGTTTCTTTTTACCAAAACATCCTTATAAACagtacacttaaaaaaaacagtgCCCTTCCCAAAGCCACTATTTTCGAAGTTGGTGTAGTCTCTTGATAAAAACTTTCCAACATATTTTTAGGTGTACTTTATTAATGATATTTTTCAAGTACCTCTAGCATACATTTAGGAGTAACACAAGAAATCTTGATTTGATTTACCTCTCAGTtgtaattttcaataaaaagcaTTTGGTTTATATTGAAGTTATATATCAACAAGAAAAATTACAtatgattttttatatttaataacagaatatttaaaatctttttagTGTGAAGATTCATTAATACAGTACGTTTTTTAAAATGGTTTTTATTAAGACCTTCTCAAATCCAGCCTACTTcaagattgttttttaaattctgtTCCTGCAACCAATCCTGCAATGGCTGGAAGTAAGCCAGCAATCCATCTATACTAATCTCAGGCTCCCCCACCAGTTCTCGCAGAACTTCTCTGTAGTGGACCGAAGAACCCAAGGACATGGCCTTCTGGAGGGCAGTACCAATTTCTCGATGATCGGAGAGATCGCACAAATCCATTGGTTTTCTAGGATTGTCTTTTTCGAACTGCCCTGTTTGAATGCAAAACTTTTTGAGCAGCTGAAACTGAAGGACGATGCTCAGAAATTGGCTGAAATAAATtagtaataatttttaaatgattaaatattttagttacTTAGGATAGAAAACATTACCTTGCATATTGGTCATCCACTTCCATCAAAAGCTTGGCTGGAACATCAAACTGCTCGTTGGTCCTTTTCGTGGGAGCCCTTGCACCCGTGTAGTATTCAGTGAACCTCCAATAGGCTTCGTTATCATCGGCTGCGATATGGCCACTCAGGACTTCCACACGATACCGATCGAGGACATAAAAAACTGGAAGAAGGAAAATAGTCCTCAGTCCCAGCACATAAAGTCGATTAAGTCGAGCCGGAAgctctttccattttttatccCTGACCAATcccaatttttgaagataacgCGGGGAACTGGCTGCCAAAGAGAAACACTTTCCTATCGCATCACTGAAATTCGGGAATGGTTCCTCCTGAAACAGTGTTGGTTGAACCGAGGCAGACCTATAGAAATGGACATCGCTCTGGGCTTCGAACATGTTGAAGAAACGCTCCTCATCTTTTAAAGGACAGTAGGTAAAGTTCATCCTCGGCAGAGCATAGTAACGCCAGGCTTTATGCCAACAACGATCATCATCCTCAAAGGACACAGGTTGCGCATACTTCCAAAGGGAGCTggggtaaaaaaaatatatcagaAACTAATATATCCCCTTCTAGACTATTAAACTTACCCTTCCAACCAAGGTAAACCTAAGCCTCTAAAGTACTCGGCCACATTCCAAAATATCCTTTGGGTGGTGGTCATCCCTTGACGATGCATCTCCTGGGTGATATTCAGCAGACCCGTCGGAGGAGAAGGCAAATCCATATACCATTCGGCCTCGACCCGCCTAAAGGCATTGCCTATGAAAACCTCTGCCAAATGCTGGGGATACGGCCTGTTCCTGGGCACCAGGTGCTCTCCATGCATCTTCCTCAGTGAGCCTCGGACATGCGCATGGAATTGAAGGAACAGCGGCCGCAATCCATGCATTATGTGATCGAGAAGGGCCATAGTGTCCTTGGCCTTCAACTCCAAAGACCGGAACCAGTAGTCCTCGGCCCGAGGATAACCATTCAACTGGGCTGTCTTCTTATAAAGCTCCATGAAAGCTATGAACTGGGGTCTGGTGGCCAGACCCGTTCGGTTTCGCCACTCGAACCAGTAATATTCGATCTCCTCCAAATCGCGACTAGCTTGTACTATGGATTGAACTTCGGGTATGAGTCGTAACGAGCAATTACTTGGTTGCCTATAAGCACACAGGTTTACATTTTTGTAATTATCACTTAGTTTGGAGGCCAGAGCATAGACCCGATCCAAATCCCTGGAGGGCAGGGCCTCATAGCCCAGTTGTGGAAACTTGGCAAGCTGCCTTTTTTGGTGCGCATCCCCCAGTCCGAGCCGCTTGAACTTGGCCTTTCGCGTTGTTAGGGTTCTAACGAACTTTAGAAGCTTCTCATCAGTGACCTCGATCTCTAAGAGGGCCACCAAGTCATTGGGTCCACGCAGTTCACTCAGCAACTGAGCCAGAACAGCTTGATCGTAAATGACAGCCAGTTGGTGGTTTGTTTCATTTAGAAATGTTTCAAGAATCGGGTCGGGTGAAGGATTTGCCTTGGCGAGGGCCAACATAAACTTAAAAGGGAGCATTTTAAAAGATATCACTTTTGTATAAAAAGGTTGTTTCTTACCAAGACCCCTAAACACAGCCACATATTTCCACACTTTCTACTCAATTCACTTTCGCAACTCTATTAGTGGGTTCATTGATATTCCCGGCACTATTTCTTCCAAGC
This region of Drosophila bipectinata strain 14024-0381.07 chromosome 2L, DbipHiC1v2, whole genome shotgun sequence genomic DNA includes:
- the Acyp gene encoding acylphosphatase-1; amino-acid sequence: MAADGVYSCEFEVFGKVQGVYFRRHAMRKAKNLGLRGWCMNTDRGTVRGYIEGRPAEVNVMKEWLKNTGSPLSNVERVKFTSERKRQRYGFANFHIRPDAKSEPGGAHEKRSEN
- the Ance-2 gene encoding angiotensin-converting enzyme; the encoded protein is MWLCLGVLFMLALAKANPSPDPILETFLNETNHQLAVIYDQAVLAQLLSELRGPNDLVALLEIEVTDEKLLKFVRTLTTRKAKFKRLGLGDAHQKRQLAKFPQLGYEALPSRDLDRVYALASKLSDNYKNVNLCAYRQPSNCSLRLIPEVQSIVQASRDLEEIEYYWFEWRNRTGLATRPQFIAFMELYKKTAQLNGYPRAEDYWFRSLELKAKDTMALLDHIMHGLRPLFLQFHAHVRGSLRKMHGEHLVPRNRPYPQHLAEVFIGNAFRRVEAEWYMDLPSPPTGLLNITQEMHRQGMTTTQRIFWNVAEYFRGLGLPWLEGSLWKYAQPVSFEDDDRCWHKAWRYYALPRMNFTYCPLKDEERFFNMFEAQSDVHFYRSASVQPTLFQEEPFPNFSDAIGKCFSLAASSPRYLQKLGLVRDKKWKELPARLNRLYVLGLRTIFLLPVFYVLDRYRVEVLSGHIAADDNEAYWRFTEYYTGARAPTKRTNEQFDVPAKLLMEVDDQYASQFLSIVLQFQLLKKFCIQTGQFEKDNPRKPMDLCDLSDHREIGTALQKAMSLGSSVHYREVLRELVGEPEISIDGLLAYFQPLQDWLQEQNLKNNLEVGWI